The genomic region cccacaaactgtgtcgtgttgttatttattatttaataagttatattaagtgttaagttaagttaagttacaagcagacactcaggagatgtagggcatttaatcccttatagatcaaaaccatgctaaataaaaataacacattttcttgaaataaacaaaGTTAGAATAaatgtataatacatataaataacacGCCCTACACACATGTACTTTATACTCATGATACCCTAGCTCAAATGTATGACACATTAATTTACAATTTTTGCTGTTATTTTGGAAGTTAAATGATTAATTTCTATCATCATTTCACACTGTACAACAGCTTCAATATAAACACTTGTGTTATAAGGGATATTCCTGCTGAATGGTCATTAAATTAGTGATTTACTTTTGTATAAGGTGTAACTGGTATGTTTCTGGTAAATTCACAAAGGAATAATGGTAACTTGTTCTAGAATAAGAAAACTttatttacaacttgtaatacgagcacacagATGCTTGCAATATACTTGTGGTACCAATTTCACTCaagcacaatttatgctagaaatcTGGTGCAAAATACTGCTCCAATTATAATCTATGCCAGATTAGGACATTTACTTTTTGATTTGCAATATATACCAAAGAATGTGATTGCCATGAAAatctatgttttatgtgtttttatatggaaATTCATCATCTATAatggttttgtaagatttttaatttgcattttttagtaaatataaatattgataaataatatatttttatttttttttctttcagataaaaCACAGCCAAAATCAGAGCAGAGTGACAGAATTTGTACTTCTAGGTATAAATGGGAGTCATTTCAGTCTCAGAATTTTCACTTTCTTACTTATCTTTGTGGCATACATTTTCACTTTAATCGGGAACCTGCTCATTATAGTATTGATCTCCACCAATAGCAAACTAAACTCACCAATGTACCATTTTCTAAGAAACTTATCATTctgtgaaatgtttgtaacttcagTAATTGTCCCTCATATCCTAAGTGTGCTGTTTAAAGGAAAGTGCTTTATATCAGCTAGCCActgctttatctatttttataTCATATGCGGGACTATAGCCACAGAATCTTTTCTTCTTTCTGTGATGTCTTATGACAGATACTTAGCTATTTGTAATCCATTGAATTACTTCTCTATAATGAGCACCAGATTGTGTCATGAGTTAGGAATAATATGCTGGCTTTCTTCTTATTTAATAGCAGTAGTGTACGTTGTCCCAATGTGTACTTTGAATTTCTGTGGCCCAAATGAAATGGACCATTTTTTCTGTGATATGACCCCACTATTGGAGCTCTCTTGCTCAGACACTTCTGCTGTAGAAATGGAAgcatttattttatccttccctacAGTGTTTTGCCCTTTTTTGCTCATTATGTTCTCTTACTTACACATTATATACACCATTATCAAGATGTCATCAGCCACAAACAGACAAAAAGCGTTCTCAACTTGTAGCTCCCACTTGGTTGTTGTATGCACCTACTATGGAACATTGATTTTAATGTATATGGTCCCACACAAAAGTTATTCATTAAATCCTAGCAAGTTTCTCTCATTACTTTACAGTGTGGCAACACCTTTATTAAACCCTATTATATATACACTCAGGAATGAGGAGATCAAAGTGGCAATTGTGAAAATGACAGGGGACCTAGGAATAAATATAATATGGTAACTTCTTGATTTATCATCCAATAATACAAAGTAAAATCCTCCAAGGGTGGATATATTAGTTAACATGTTTTATAaatactaaaattaatttttttttttaacaatctgtgCATTGTAATTTGGGATACTATTGTTCAAAATGACCTTGGTTTTTCGAAAGAAAAACATTGTCATTATACCAATAATGCACTGAATGCAGTATAGTCTAAGGgggcaatttatgaaagtgcgagtggacaagatacgatgttggcatttatcattgcacaagcagttcttgtgaacagcttgtgcaatgacgccccctgcagatttgcagcgattggccgatagcagggggtgtcaatcagcccgatcgcataggatcaggcagattgatgtccgcagcctcagagcaggatgaaaagttatggagcagcagtctttagtagaccgctgcttcataactgctgtttccggcgagcctgaaggctcgcacggaaacaggggcatcaagctccattcggagcttaataattcggcccccataaGTAGATATTACTTTGTTttacatattaatatattaatgagCTACTTATGCTCTATTGCTCATAAACAAAACCAAAATATTATATTATTGGAAACTAGCCATGTGCATTTGGATtcagacaaataaaaataaaaaacgaattttgtatttttctttacataaatttcaaaacaaacaaaaaaagcgtgATCCCTCATTCAAGAAAttaattatgtttaaagggacatgcagttaaaagggacagtgtgtCATAacattggtttccccttaaagggacataaaacccagacagagcatgcaatttataataactttctaatttatgtctattatccaAGTTGTATCAttatcttgtatcctttgttgaaacgtatacctacgtagactcagaagctgctgattggtggctgcacatatatgccacttgtcattgccgtgcatctagctcacagtagtacattgctgctcctttaacaaaggatctcaagaacatgaagcaaaatagataatacaagtaaattagaaagttgtttaaaattgagttatgtatctgaatcatgaaagaaaatgtttggttgtgctatttgaaaccacaacctttATAAGTGGGCTGAACATGCAGGGTGAGCTAATTATCTttaaacactatgggctaaattacaagtggcgcaatttttttttcttctgaaagcGAAAActttgcttggatttatttatttttgcactttttaagTTGCGTTTgtggtacaattaaaaaaaaaatgtattttgcgctaATGTTAAACCGAATATTGCAAATAAACAAACTTAAGTTTTCACATgctcgtgcatgtattcccccatagagatcaatggaggaaaaaagtgggaaaaaactaacacccgagatcgccTTTTTGCATTCTAAAATAATTCATTCATAGC from Bombina bombina isolate aBomBom1 chromosome 2, aBomBom1.pri, whole genome shotgun sequence harbors:
- the LOC128647077 gene encoding olfactory receptor 10A7-like, whose protein sequence is MSYDRYLAICNPLNYFSIMSTRLCHELGIICWLSSYLIAVVYVVPMCTLNFCGPNEMDHFFCDMTPLLELSCSDTSAVEMEAFILSFPTVFCPFLLIMFSYLHIIYTIIKMSSATNRQKAFSTCSSHLVVVCTYYGTLILMYMVPHKSYSLNPSKFLSLLYSVATPLLNPIIYTLRNEEIKVAIVKMTGDLGINIIW